A genomic region of Astyanax mexicanus isolate ESR-SI-001 unplaced genomic scaffold, AstMex3_surface scaffold_35, whole genome shotgun sequence contains the following coding sequences:
- the LOC125790231 gene encoding uncharacterized protein LOC125790231, with protein MAPPEADVFARSALECRFLLLFCTFYFLSAVHKCHALITYDRQTLLDIGLQDNPCFNGFIPPELQPIVRSQNHRHHREADPDIPTESACADPRRALRRRRRKRGKRGGLHARLKARASRPPVPSLLLANVRSLENKLDELRARITSQREMRECCALIFTETWLSDKVPDSAIQFETHSVHRGDRTAASGKATGGGVCVFVNNAWCRDVQTVHQHCSPDVEFLLLKCRPHYLPREFSAVFLCSVYIHPRANSTAALGALHDVISALETAHPDAVIITAGDFNQCNLRTVFHNY; from the coding sequence ATGGCGCCCCCCGAGGCAGACGTGTTTGCTCGCTCCGCTCTAGAATGCcggtttttacttcttttttgcactttttactttctctctgcaGTGCACAAATGCCATGCACTGATAACCTATGACAGACAAACGTTACTGGACATTGGATTGCAAGATAACCCGTGTTTTAACGGATTTATACCGCCGGAGCTGCAGCCCATTGTTCGCTCCCAAAACCACCGCCACCACCGCGAGGCAGACCCAGACATACCGACCGAGAGCGCGTGTGCTGACCCCAGAAGAGCGCTTCGGAGGCGGCGACGCAAGCGGGGCAAGAGGGGAGGGCTACATGCTAGGCTAAAGGCTCGTGCTAGCAGACCACCGGTGCCTAGCCTCTTGCTAGCTAATGTGCGCTCTCTGGAAAACAAACTGGACGAGCTGAGAGCAAGGATTACATCGCAGCGGGAAATGAGAGAGTGTTGCGCTCTGATTTTCACTGAAACCTGGCTCTCGGATAAAGTTCCGGACAGCGCTATTCAGTTCGAGACTCACTCCGTACACCGGGGAGACCGGACGGCTGCCTCTGGTAAAGCTacaggaggaggtgtgtgtgtgtttgtaaacaacgCGTGGTGTAGAGACGTTCAGACAGTTCATCAGCACTGTTCACCAGACGTGGAGTTTCTCCTGCTTAAATGTCGTCCCCACTACCTTCCACGGGAATTTTCAGCTGTGTTTTTATGCTCTGTTTACATTCATCCACGAGCGAACTCCACAGCAGCGCTCGGTGCACTCCATGACGTCATCAGCGCGCTGGAGACGGCTCACCCTGATGCCGTCATCATCACAGCTGGTGATTTTAATCAGTGCAACCTACGGACTGTATTCCACAATTACTAG